One stretch of Eretmochelys imbricata isolate rEreImb1 chromosome 1, rEreImb1.hap1, whole genome shotgun sequence DNA includes these proteins:
- the CMAS gene encoding N-acylneuraminate cytidylyltransferase — protein sequence MDSAAASASPGPAAQAAQRPPHMAALVLARGGSKGIPLKNIKPLAGVPLIGWVLRAAIDAGVFQSVWVSTDHDEIEKVAKQFGAQVHRRSSEVSQDSSTSLDAIKEFLLHHKEVDIIGNIQATSPCLHPDDLIKVAKMIREDGFECVFSVVRRHLFRWSEIKGVNKVTTPQNLNPAKRPRRQDWDGELCENGSFYFAKKHLIEGGCLQGGKVIYYEMRAERSVDIDIDIDWPIAEQRVLRYGYFGKEPLKEVKLLVCNIDGCLTNGHIYLSEDQKEIISYDVRDAVGISLLKKRGVQVWLISERCSKTISAMKLDCEVIVSVTHKLRVVEDWINKMSLSWKEVAYLGNEESDVDCLKKAGMSGVPADACATAQKAAGYICKSNGGRGAIREFAEHIFLLMEKVNSQERKLNDLKN from the exons ATGGATTCGGCCGCTGCTTCAGCCAGCCCCGGACCGGCGGCCCAGGCCGCGCAGCGCCCCCCGCACATGGCTGCATTGGTGCTGGCGCGCGGCGGCAGCAAGGGGATCCCGCTGAAGAACATCAAGCCCCTGGCCGGGGTCCCGCTCATCGGCTGGGTGCTGCGGGCGGCTATCGACGCCGGGGTCTTCCAGAG TGTGTGGGTTTCCACAGATCACGATGAAATTGAGAAAGTGGCAAAGCAGTTTGGTGCGCAAGTCCATCGCAGAAGCTCTGAAGTATCTCAAGACTCTTCTACTTCTTTGGATGCCATCAAAGAGTTTCTTCTTCATCATAAGG AGGTTGATATTATAGGAAATATTCAGGCAACATCTCCCTGTTTACATCCTGATGATCTTATTAAAGTGGCAAAAATGATCCGAGAGGACGGCTTTGAGTGTGTATTCTCTGTTGTAAGACGGCATCTGTTTAGATGGAGTGAGATAAAAGGAG TTAACAAAGTGACAACGCCCCAAAACCTGAATCCAGCAAAGCGGCCCCGGCGTCAGGATTGGGATGGAGAACTGTGTGAAAATGGGTCATTTTACTTTGCTAAAAAGCACTTGATTGAAGGAGGCTGCTTACAA GGTGGAAAAGTGATCTACTATGAAATGCGTGCTGAACGCAGCGTGGATATAGACATAGACATCGATTGGCCTATTGCAGAGCAAAGAGTGCTGAG ATATGGATATTTTGGTAAAGAGCCGCTAAAGGAAGTGAAGCTACTGGTTTGCAACATTGATGGGTGTCTCACCAATGGTCACATTTATTTGTCAGAAGATCAAAAAGAAATCATCTCTTATGATGTTAGAGATGCTGTTGGGATTTCCTTATTAAAGAAAAGAGGAGTTCAG GTATGGCTAATCTCTGAAAGATGTTCCAAGACTATTTCTGCTATGAAATTGGATTGTGAGGTGATAGTGAGTGTGACACACAAACTACGAGTTGTGGAAGACTGGATTAATAAAATGAGTTTATCCTGGAAAGAAGTGGCTTACTTAG GAAACGAAGAATCCGATGTGGACTGCTTAAAGAAAGCTGGCATGAGTGGTGTTCCTGCAGATGCTTGTGCCACTGCTCAGAAGGCTGCTGGCTATATTTGTAAAAGTAATGGTGGCCGTGGTGCCATTCGGGAGTTTGCAGAACACATATTCCTGCTAATGGAAAAAGTGAATTCACAGGAAAGAAAGCTAAATGATCTGAAGAACTAA